Part of the Pseudomonas sp. P8_241 genome is shown below.
CCGGGCTGATCGTCCCAGGCACCGTGCTGCTGTTCGCCGTGGCGGTATTGGCCGGCAGTGGCGCGCTGACGCTGAGCGAGACGCTCTTGCTGGGCTTCGTCGCCGGGGTGCTGGGCGATGTCGTTTCGTATTTCCTGGGCCGTCACTTCCACCAGAACATCCGGCGCCTGCCGGGCTTGCGCCATCATCCGGAATGGATTGCCGGGGCCGAGTCTTATTTTCAGCGCTACGGTATTGCCAGCCTGCTGGTCGGACGCTTTATCGGCCCCCTGCGTCCGATGCTGCCGATGGTGGCCGGGATGTGCGACATGCCGTTCCCGCGCTTCTTCGCCGTCAGTCTGTTGGCCGGTGCGGGCTGGTCGGTGGCTTACCTGATGCCTGGCTGGGCAACCGGAGCGGCAATACGCTTGCCGTTGCCGGAAGGCTTCTGGCTCCAGGCCGGAATTGTTGCCGGCAGTATTGCGGTGATGATTGGCTTAAGCGCGACCAGCAGCCTGCGCCGGCATCGCCGCGCGACGCTGTTCATTGCCGGGATGAGCCTGCTGATTCTGGCGGGACTGTTTATCGGTTACTCGCACCTGTCTGCACTCGATCAAGGCGTGATGACGCTGGTGCAGGAACATCGAAAACCGATGCTGGATGAAGTGGCAGTGGTGTTCACCCTGATCGGGGAATTCCGCAACATGTTGCTGCTCAGTGCGCTGCTGACCGGTTTGTTGCTACTGATGCGGCAATGGCGACACGCTATTTTCGTCGGCGGCACACTACTCTTCACGGCACTGGCCAATACCGCGACCAAATACTTTTTCGCCCGTCTGCGCCCGGAAGTGTTGAGCGATCCGCTCACCAGCTACAGCATGCCCAGCGGCCACGCTTCAGGGTCTTTCGCGCTGTTCCTCACCCTCGCCGTACTGGCCGGCCGCGGACAACCCCCGCGGATGCGCCTGACCTGGTTGCTGGTGGGTTGCCTTCCGGCGCTGGCGATTGCTTTGTCACGCGTCTATCTGGGCGCGCACTGGCCAACGGATGTGCTGGCCGGCGCCATGCTGGCGGCATGTGTCTGTGCGGCGAGCCTGGGGTTGAGTCAGCGCCAGACGCCACTCAACGCCATGCCACCCAAGGTCTGGTGGCTGATATTGCCGGCAATGGTGGCGCTGTTCGGGTTCTTTGCGTTGCGGCACCTGCCCCATGCCATGATGAAATATGCCTATTGACGCGCAATCCCTTGAAGCAACTGCTGCAGGTCGCATTTATTAGTGTTCGCCAGGCGAACCACCTCACACTGAAAATCACACAGCAACGTCTGAATCATATTCAGCCGTTGCTGCAGACCTATAAGTCACAACAAGGCAATATTATCCAGCCAGAAACCAGTCATCACCATCGTCCCACTCAGGCTGCTTAACCACCTTAAGAACAAATTTCGCGACCTCTCCGTTAAAAGCGTCATGCCCGGTAAAGTTAGGATTTACATCAACAATAATTTTCTTGACGGCCGGCCTTTTAATATCCGGTCGCTTATCTCGATAATTTGTAGTGGTCAGATAAATCCCTGATTTTCGCTCTTCACTCACCAACACCACCGACAAAGAGCCAACACTCAAATCGTCTAAACCCAGCCTCACCCCTTCCTTTCCTATGAGCGAGAAAAGCGCATCCGTGGAGCTATCCACCACACTCATATGCCGTTTTACCGGATCCATATGCAAACGCCACCCCTGGTACTTGCCAGGCGAATCCGCATACATTTCATAGACGTTATCGCCAGCCACTACAAAACGAAACAATAGCGGATCGTCATCGTCATGAGCGGCAACTGTCACAAACCGTGGCAGATCCTTATCCGCCAGATCAGACTCGACCTGCAGACGCTCATTCGTCGTTATACGCTTATCAAGTAGTCGCTGCTCCATATGGTGTAGATTCAGCACCAGCGGAAGTCCATTTACAAAAAGATGAGCAGAAAAATCTAACCGGGGCCATTCCGTTATCATAAAACACCTGAATATCCATATCAAACCAGCCATTCTTCACAAAGTGCAGCCGAATGTTTTGGCAACCCAATCAACTGGGAATTATCAACGTATAAAAACCCGACTCATTCTGGATTTTTCTTACGCTTGCGCTTGCGTCGCTCAATTACCATTTGGTCTGCATAGAAACCAGCCGCCTCGATAATATCCTTGGCACTCGTATCATTTGAAGCGTGCTTTAAAATGAACCTGCCTGCAATATCATCCCAAAAAGCATACTCATCTTCATAAATAGTCATAAGATCATCCATTAATTATCAAACAGCTCAGCGCATCCGAGCCATTGGAAAAATAATTGACGAGCAGAGAAAAAACAACAGCCCACATAATTCAAAGTACAACTATGCAAACAACTCACCCTGCAACTCGTCCAACAACGCCTGAATTGCATCCAGTCGTTGTTGCGGATCATCAAGTTGCAGCAAGTCGATCTTGTCGACTTCGGCAAACGGCAGCAGGTACGCCAATTGATTGGCCAGTGATTGTTGCCCGGTCGCCTCAGTGCCCATGTTCAACGCTTCGACCATCGGGTGTTCCGCCAGGGCCTTGAGCAATGCCACCAGGTCGGCGTCCTCATCCTGCAGTGGCTGCTCGGGCTCGTCTTCCAGCCACTCGACCTCGGCGACGGTCAACTGATCGCGCTGGACTTCCGTTCGCAATACATGGAAACGCCGTCCGCCCTGAACCCGAATCCCCAGCAGGCCGTTGTCCTGCTGTTTGAAATCGGTGATCAGCGCCTCACACCCGACCAGGGCGTAACCCGCCGGGGCGATACCGACTTCTTCACCTTCGAGGATGCACACCACGCCGAAGCCGCCGCCCTGCTTCATGCAGCGACCGATCATGTCCAGATAGCGCGCTTCGAATATCTGCAAATCGAGGATGCAGCCAGGAAACAGCACTGTGTTCAGCGGGAAAAGCGGCAGACTCATAGACATTTTTCCTTACACCACCATCGACACCACCAACGGCAGGAACACCGCCGTGGCCACGCCCATCAGACTCATCGCCAGCGCCGCGAAGGCGCCGCACTCTTCACTTTCCTGCATCGCCACCGCTGTGCCGACCGCATGGGCGGTCATGCCCAACGCCATGCCCCGGGCTTCGGCGCTGTGCACACCGAGCCAAGTCAACAGACCTGGACCGAAGATGGCTCCGATCACCCCGGTGATCAATACAAACACCGCTGCCAGCGCGGCGACCCCACCGATCTGCTCGGCCACCAGTATGGCGATTGGCGAGGTCACCGACTTCGGCGCCATGGTCATCAGGATCATGTGTTCGGCGCCGAACCACCAGCCGAGCAACACGCCCATCCCCGTGGCCACCACGCCGCCTATCACCAGCGTAGTAAATATCGGCCAGAACAACTGTCGAATCCGCCGCAGGTTCAGATAAAGCGGAACAGCCAGCGCCACTGTCGCCGGGCCGAGCAGGATGCTGAGAATTTCGGTGCTCTTGCGGTACTCGGCGTAGGTCAGGCCGCAGCCCACCAGCACACCGATCACCAACAGCATGGAGACCAGCACCGGCTGCAAAAAGATCCAGCGGGTTTTCTCGAACGCTGCCAGCACCAACTGATAAGCACCGAGGGTGATACCGATCCCGAACAGGGGATGATGAATTACCGACGCCCAGGCGCCGTGCCAATCGAAGATCATTGCCCGTCCTCGGGGTGATGAGCGTGACGCTTGACCAGGCGCTGCATCAGCACGCCGGCAAAGGCCATCGACAACAGCAGCGACAGTACCAGTGCACCGACGATGGCCCAGAAGTCCGCCGCAATGTCGGCGGCATACACCATCACACCCACGGCCGGCGGCACCAGCAACAATGGCAAGTATCGCAACAGGCTGCCGGCCGCCAGGTTCAGTGGCTCACCGACCTGACCACGACAAATGAGATACACCAGCAACAGCAGCAACCCGACAATCGGCCCCGGCAACACGGGTAAAAACAAATGATTGATCGCGGTGCCCAGCAATTGGAACAGCACCAGCCACGTCAGGCCCCGTAACAACATTTTCGATCTCCTGAAAAACCCGTCACCCGCATTGGACCGGGCATTATAAGCACGCCTGCGCTATGAACCGGCATTCGCCAAAAGCATGGTGAGTTGACCGGAGCGTTTTGCCATGATGATCTAAAGTGGTAATCCGGGAGGTCAAATCCCCCCCCACCTCAAAACTATAAAAGCGATACACCCAAGGAGAGTCTCAATGCCCTATGTTCCCGTTGCAGAGCTCAAAGATTATATCGGCAAGGAACTTGGACGTTCCGAA
Proteins encoded:
- a CDS encoding bifunctional DedA family/phosphatase PAP2 family protein, producing the protein MGPWLDSVTGWLAVNPQWLAAAVFIVAFVECLAIAGLIVPGTVLLFAVAVLAGSGALTLSETLLLGFVAGVLGDVVSYFLGRHFHQNIRRLPGLRHHPEWIAGAESYFQRYGIASLLVGRFIGPLRPMLPMVAGMCDMPFPRFFAVSLLAGAGWSVAYLMPGWATGAAIRLPLPEGFWLQAGIVAGSIAVMIGLSATSSLRRHRRATLFIAGMSLLILAGLFIGYSHLSALDQGVMTLVQEHRKPMLDEVAVVFTLIGEFRNMLLLSALLTGLLLLMRQWRHAIFVGGTLLFTALANTATKYFFARLRPEVLSDPLTSYSMPSGHASGSFALFLTLAVLAGRGQPPRMRLTWLLVGCLPALAIALSRVYLGAHWPTDVLAGAMLAACVCAASLGLSQRQTPLNAMPPKVWWLILPAMVALFGFFALRHLPHAMMKYAY
- a CDS encoding LON peptidase substrate-binding domain-containing protein, yielding MSLPLFPLNTVLFPGCILDLQIFEARYLDMIGRCMKQGGGFGVVCILEGEEVGIAPAGYALVGCEALITDFKQQDNGLLGIRVQGGRRFHVLRTEVQRDQLTVAEVEWLEDEPEQPLQDEDADLVALLKALAEHPMVEALNMGTEATGQQSLANQLAYLLPFAEVDKIDLLQLDDPQQRLDAIQALLDELQGELFA
- a CDS encoding LrgB family protein, which gives rise to MIFDWHGAWASVIHHPLFGIGITLGAYQLVLAAFEKTRWIFLQPVLVSMLLVIGVLVGCGLTYAEYRKSTEILSILLGPATVALAVPLYLNLRRIRQLFWPIFTTLVIGGVVATGMGVLLGWWFGAEHMILMTMAPKSVTSPIAILVAEQIGGVAALAAVFVLITGVIGAIFGPGLLTWLGVHSAEARGMALGMTAHAVGTAVAMQESEECGAFAALAMSLMGVATAVFLPLVVSMVV
- a CDS encoding CidA/LrgA family protein yields the protein MLLRGLTWLVLFQLLGTAINHLFLPVLPGPIVGLLLLLVYLICRGQVGEPLNLAAGSLLRYLPLLLVPPAVGVMVYAADIAADFWAIVGALVLSLLLSMAFAGVLMQRLVKRHAHHPEDGQ